Proteins from a genomic interval of Kitasatospora herbaricolor:
- a CDS encoding hemolysin family protein, with the protein MNETLGDAALVLVFIMLGGLFNVAEISLISLREGQIRALESKGTRRAARAAHLAADPNRFLAAVQVGVTCMGFLSAAFGADTLAGKVAPLFVDLGLSPGLSDAVALVGLTLVISYVSLVLGELTPKRIGLQRADSIAVLAAPVVDVMSVVLRPAIWLLGHSTNLMVRLFGGDPKAGRGSMSSEELRGLVAANTELGSDERALIADVFAAGERQLREVMVPRTEVTFLDAERLLAEVREETSSSPHSRYPVVEGSYDAVVGFVHVRDLYGARGEQAVRVRDLARPVKLLPATKRVLEAMGEMRREGHHLAIVVDEYGGTAGIVSLEDLVEEVIGEIRDEYDSQEPTTTRRLAGGGMELDGLLNLGDFTEETGVTVPEGPYETVAGYVVAELGRLPVDGDSVRMADGVLLTVAKVEGRRIARLRVSAVTLAQPSVEEVS; encoded by the coding sequence GTGAACGAAACCCTCGGGGACGCCGCGCTCGTCCTCGTCTTCATCATGCTGGGCGGGTTGTTCAACGTCGCGGAGATCTCGTTGATCTCCCTGCGGGAGGGCCAGATCAGGGCCCTGGAGAGCAAGGGCACCCGACGGGCCGCCCGGGCCGCCCACCTGGCCGCCGATCCCAACCGGTTCCTGGCGGCCGTCCAGGTGGGCGTGACCTGCATGGGCTTCCTCTCCGCCGCCTTCGGCGCCGACACGCTGGCCGGCAAGGTCGCCCCGCTCTTCGTCGACCTGGGCCTGTCCCCGGGCCTCTCCGACGCGGTGGCCCTGGTCGGGCTGACCCTGGTGATCAGCTACGTCTCGCTGGTCCTCGGCGAGCTGACCCCCAAGCGGATCGGCCTGCAGCGGGCCGACTCCATCGCGGTGCTCGCCGCCCCGGTGGTCGACGTGATGTCGGTCGTGCTGCGACCCGCGATCTGGCTGCTCGGCCACTCCACCAACCTGATGGTGCGGCTGTTCGGCGGTGACCCCAAGGCGGGCCGGGGCAGCATGAGCTCGGAGGAGCTGCGTGGCCTGGTCGCGGCCAACACCGAGCTGGGCAGCGACGAGCGCGCCCTGATCGCCGACGTCTTCGCGGCCGGCGAGCGCCAGCTGCGCGAGGTGATGGTGCCCCGCACCGAGGTGACCTTCCTGGACGCCGAGCGGCTGCTCGCCGAGGTGCGGGAGGAGACCAGCTCCTCGCCGCACTCCCGCTACCCGGTGGTCGAGGGCAGCTACGACGCGGTGGTCGGCTTCGTGCACGTCCGCGACCTGTACGGGGCGCGCGGCGAGCAGGCCGTCCGGGTCCGCGACCTGGCCCGCCCGGTGAAGCTGCTGCCGGCCACCAAACGGGTGCTGGAGGCGATGGGCGAGATGCGCCGCGAGGGCCACCACCTGGCGATCGTGGTCGACGAGTACGGCGGCACGGCGGGCATCGTCAGCCTGGAGGACCTGGTCGAGGAGGTGATCGGCGAGATCCGGGACGAGTACGACTCGCAGGAGCCGACCACCACCCGCCGGCTGGCCGGCGGCGGCATGGAGCTGGACGGCCTGCTGAACCTCGGCGACTTCACCGAGGAGACCGGCGTCACCGTCCCGGAGGGCCCGTACGAGACGGTCGCCGGCTACGTGGTCGCGGAGCTGGGCCGGCTGCCGGTGGACGGCGACAGCGTCCGGATGGCGGACGGCGTGCTGCTGACGGTGGCCAAGGTCGAGGGCCGCCGGATCGCCAGGCTGAGGGTGAGTGCGGTCACACTGGCGCAGCCCTCCGTCGAAGAGGTTTCCTGA
- a CDS encoding 2'-5' RNA ligase family protein translates to MPLTSLPGGGDLPEVVTIGVSVSVPEPYGSEIQDARAGHGDPLARSIPTHVTLLPPTEVPAVRLPGIGEHLAAVARSHRPFRMLLQGSGTFRPVSPVVFVRVEEGAHECRLLEAAVRSGPLARELAFPYHPHVTVAHGLPADVLDEAYEKARTFQAAFTVAGFGISRFDADEVWRPWRTFGFGAG, encoded by the coding sequence ATGCCGCTGACGAGCCTGCCCGGTGGTGGCGACCTCCCCGAGGTCGTCACCATCGGTGTGTCCGTGAGCGTCCCGGAGCCGTACGGCTCCGAGATCCAGGACGCGCGAGCGGGTCACGGCGACCCGCTCGCCCGGTCCATACCGACGCACGTCACCCTGCTGCCACCGACCGAGGTGCCGGCCGTACGGCTGCCCGGGATCGGCGAGCACCTGGCGGCGGTGGCCCGCTCGCACCGGCCCTTCCGGATGCTGCTGCAGGGCAGCGGCACCTTCCGCCCGGTCTCCCCGGTGGTCTTCGTCCGGGTCGAGGAGGGCGCGCACGAGTGCCGGCTGCTGGAGGCCGCCGTCCGTTCCGGGCCGCTGGCCCGGGAACTGGCCTTCCCCTACCACCCGCACGTGACGGTGGCTCACGGCCTGCCCGCGGACGTGCTGGACGAGGCGTACGAGAAGGCCAGGACCTTCCAGGCGGCCTTCACGGTCGCCGGCTTCGGAATCTCGCGCTTCGACGCCGACGAGGTCTGGCGGCCCTGGCGGACGTTCGGCTTCGGCGCCGGCTGA
- the trpS gene encoding tryptophan--tRNA ligase — MVNAAVNGPVKDRPRVLSGIQPTSGSFHLGNYLGAVRQWVDLQEANDAFYMVVDLHAITVEQDPATLRENTRISAAQLLGAGLDPERCTLFVQSHVPEHAQLGWVMNCLTGFGEAARMTQFKDKSAKQGNDRTSVGLFTYPILQIADILLYQADAVPVGEDQRQHLELTRDLAERFNTRYAPTFTVPKPYILKETAKILDLQDPTAKMSKSASSAKGLVNLLDDPKVSAKKFKSAVTDTGTVVSYDEEGKAGVSNLLRIHSALSGQSVEQLVAHFEGKMYGALKTELAELFTDWVTPFQKRTQGFLEDPAELDRVLAVGAGKAREVASETLASVYDRIGFLRPASPNPAQR, encoded by the coding sequence ATGGTCAACGCAGCGGTCAATGGTCCGGTCAAGGACCGCCCTCGGGTTCTCTCCGGCATCCAGCCCACCTCCGGCTCGTTCCACCTGGGCAACTACCTGGGCGCGGTGCGCCAGTGGGTCGACCTGCAGGAGGCCAACGACGCCTTCTACATGGTGGTCGACCTGCACGCGATCACCGTCGAGCAGGACCCGGCGACGCTCCGCGAGAACACCCGGATCTCCGCCGCCCAGCTGCTCGGCGCCGGCCTCGACCCGGAGCGCTGCACGCTGTTCGTCCAGTCGCACGTGCCCGAGCACGCGCAGCTCGGCTGGGTGATGAACTGCCTCACCGGCTTCGGCGAGGCCGCCCGGATGACCCAGTTCAAGGACAAGTCCGCCAAGCAGGGCAACGACCGTACCTCGGTCGGCCTGTTCACCTACCCGATCCTGCAGATCGCCGACATCCTGCTCTACCAGGCCGACGCCGTCCCGGTCGGTGAGGACCAGCGCCAGCACCTGGAGCTCACCCGCGACCTCGCGGAGCGCTTCAACACCCGCTACGCCCCGACCTTCACCGTGCCGAAGCCGTACATCCTCAAGGAGACGGCGAAGATCCTGGACCTCCAGGACCCGACCGCGAAGATGAGCAAGTCGGCCTCCTCGGCCAAGGGCCTGGTCAACCTGCTGGACGACCCGAAGGTCAGCGCCAAGAAGTTCAAGAGCGCCGTCACCGACACCGGCACCGTGGTCTCCTACGACGAGGAGGGCAAGGCCGGCGTCTCCAACCTGCTGCGGATCCACTCCGCGCTCAGCGGGCAGAGCGTCGAGCAGTTGGTGGCGCACTTCGAGGGCAAGATGTACGGCGCCCTGAAGACCGAGCTGGCCGAGCTGTTCACCGACTGGGTGACGCCGTTCCAGAAGCGCACCCAGGGCTTCCTGGAGGACCCGGCCGAGCTGGACCGGGTGCTGGCGGTCGGGGCCGGGAAGGCCCGGGAGGTGGCCTCCGAGACCCTCGCCTCGGTGTACGACCGGATCGGTTTCCTGCGGCCCGCGAGCCCGAACCCCGCGCAGCGCTGA
- a CDS encoding bifunctional glycosyltransferase/CDP-glycerol:glycerophosphate glycerophosphotransferase, whose amino-acid sequence MAPRLSIVVPIYNVERYLVECLDSIAAQTFEDFEVVMVDDGSKDGSAALARAYAAKDSRFRLVQQVNKGLGAARNTGIRNLTEGTEFLCFVDSDDSMPPSAYELMINTLDETGSDFATGNVLRFRAVGYYPSGGHRKPFKETRLKTHITEIPALVTDRTAWNKVYRRSFFDEAGILYPEGILYEDAPVSVPHHYLARSVDVLSEPIYHWREREVGEMSITQMRTNPRGLTDRVKSVELVREWLIGRSEPRFAKYLRSYDENTLVEEIPMFFRSVIDGDQEYRDAYQESVSRLLRAIGPEKIRKLRAPLRLKYFLTLQGRIDEFVEQLQFEAGSHGAAPARGLLRPYADYPFLRGGRKSVPADVLRLENSLVMRSRLYSSAWVDGKLELTGHAFPEHLGAENKHDMIKVLVLREAKGRRVLAVQTKAQYSPEATFSSTHDLYSCDWAGFSATVDPKRLKHRGRWKDGTWRVLVAGAGKGGVYKGRVSGGRSDTAAYLPAHWVEQDVRIVPWVKDTHVHLRVETVRARVTGLSAGKGQVEITGAARSGPDLAGAQLRLTHVESDRSLLFPLELGVPVGLAQPFTASFGTEPLTEVRQAWAALDPAAGTRTRDRWDAALQLSDGTVVPLATDDRLPLTHIDLALAAEAGQPRRALYSKPSPTGNLQFADQVLQPVVEAITARGEDGFLLSGSFPLPGPHHYELVVRHEWLEEEHAYPVEISEGRFSTALPTVPTASFAGRVPLVLGTWDVFFRPAGAPVGQQWPRALAAPACWSSLPLDVDSRGKRITLERRHHDGLSLESHSALLPEEASGFRLRQLRLVDYPAAQRRPVRDAVVYHLASGGQYADAPRAIHEELVRRGADLEHLWGVEDLQTELPRTARALRMSSPEWFEALATAKYVVTSGHLPEFFTRRPGQVVLQTWLGTPLKQIGHDFEKIWFTDANYLKDLDREVAQWNLLLSGNGFSTPVLRRAFGYRGEVLEIGSPRNDLLYATDREKTADQVRERLGLPEGKKVVLYAPTFREDRLRPDEGYQLDLRLDLEAARAALGDDQVLLVRSHHLVCGQIPGAGNGYIWDVGSYPDMADLLLIADVLVTDYSSAVFDFAGTGRPILFFTYDLEHYRDNLRGFSLDLEAEAPGPLLATSAELVAALGRVDEVAAEHAERYTAFREAYCGLDDGGAAARAVDGLLGHQA is encoded by the coding sequence ATGGCCCCCCGCCTCTCCATCGTCGTCCCGATCTACAACGTCGAGCGCTACCTGGTGGAATGCCTCGATTCGATCGCCGCCCAGACCTTCGAGGACTTCGAGGTCGTCATGGTCGACGACGGCTCCAAGGACGGCAGCGCTGCGCTCGCCCGGGCCTACGCGGCCAAGGACTCCCGGTTCCGGCTGGTCCAGCAGGTCAACAAGGGACTCGGAGCCGCCCGCAACACGGGCATCCGCAACCTGACCGAGGGCACCGAGTTCCTGTGCTTCGTCGACAGCGACGACTCGATGCCGCCGAGCGCCTACGAGTTGATGATCAACACGCTCGACGAGACCGGCTCCGACTTCGCCACCGGCAACGTGCTGCGCTTCCGGGCCGTCGGGTACTACCCGTCCGGCGGGCACCGCAAGCCCTTCAAGGAGACCCGGCTCAAGACCCACATCACCGAGATCCCGGCGCTGGTCACCGACCGCACCGCCTGGAACAAGGTGTACCGCCGCTCCTTCTTCGACGAGGCCGGCATCCTCTACCCGGAGGGCATCCTCTACGAGGACGCCCCGGTCAGCGTGCCGCACCACTACCTCGCGCGCAGCGTGGACGTGCTCTCCGAGCCGATCTACCACTGGCGCGAGCGCGAGGTCGGCGAGATGTCGATCACCCAGATGCGGACCAACCCGCGGGGGCTCACCGACCGCGTCAAGTCGGTCGAGCTGGTCCGCGAGTGGCTGATCGGGCGCAGCGAGCCGCGCTTCGCGAAGTACCTGCGCTCCTACGACGAGAACACCCTCGTCGAGGAGATCCCGATGTTCTTCCGGTCCGTGATCGACGGCGACCAGGAGTACCGGGACGCCTACCAGGAGAGTGTCAGCCGGCTGCTCCGCGCGATCGGCCCGGAGAAGATCCGCAAGCTGCGCGCCCCGCTGCGGCTGAAGTACTTCCTGACCCTGCAGGGCCGGATCGACGAGTTCGTCGAGCAGTTGCAGTTCGAGGCCGGCAGCCACGGCGCCGCCCCCGCCCGCGGGCTGCTGCGCCCGTACGCCGACTACCCGTTCCTGCGAGGCGGCCGCAAGAGCGTCCCGGCCGACGTGCTGCGGCTGGAGAACTCGCTGGTCATGCGCAGCCGGCTGTACAGCTCGGCGTGGGTGGACGGCAAGCTGGAGCTCACCGGGCATGCCTTCCCCGAGCACCTGGGCGCCGAGAACAAGCACGACATGATCAAGGTCCTGGTGCTGCGCGAGGCCAAGGGCCGGCGGGTGCTCGCCGTGCAGACCAAGGCGCAGTACAGCCCCGAGGCCACCTTCAGCTCCACCCACGACCTGTACAGCTGCGACTGGGCGGGGTTCAGCGCCACCGTCGACCCGAAGCGGCTCAAGCACCGCGGGCGCTGGAAGGACGGCACCTGGCGGGTACTGGTCGCCGGCGCCGGCAAGGGCGGGGTCTACAAGGGCCGGGTCTCCGGCGGCCGCAGCGACACCGCCGCCTACCTGCCGGCCCACTGGGTCGAGCAGGACGTCCGGATCGTGCCCTGGGTCAAGGACACCCACGTCCACCTGCGGGTGGAGACCGTCCGGGCCCGGGTGACCGGGCTGAGCGCCGGCAAGGGGCAGGTCGAGATCACCGGCGCGGCCCGCTCCGGGCCCGACCTGGCCGGCGCACAGCTGCGCCTCACCCACGTCGAGTCGGACCGCTCGCTGCTGTTCCCGCTGGAGCTGGGCGTCCCGGTCGGCCTCGCCCAGCCGTTCACCGCGAGCTTCGGGACGGAGCCGCTGACCGAGGTCCGGCAGGCCTGGGCCGCCCTCGACCCGGCCGCCGGGACCCGCACCCGGGACCGCTGGGACGCCGCGCTGCAGCTGTCCGACGGGACCGTCGTGCCGCTGGCCACCGACGACCGCCTGCCGCTCACCCACATCGACCTGGCCCTCGCCGCCGAAGCCGGGCAGCCGCGCCGCGCGCTCTACTCCAAGCCCTCCCCGACCGGCAACCTGCAGTTCGCCGACCAGGTGCTGCAGCCCGTGGTGGAGGCCATCACCGCCCGCGGCGAGGACGGCTTCCTGCTCAGCGGCAGCTTCCCGCTGCCCGGCCCGCACCACTACGAGCTGGTGGTGCGCCACGAGTGGCTGGAGGAGGAGCACGCCTACCCGGTGGAGATCTCCGAGGGCCGCTTCAGCACCGCGCTGCCGACCGTCCCGACGGCCTCCTTCGCCGGCCGGGTGCCGCTGGTCCTCGGCACCTGGGACGTCTTCTTCCGCCCGGCAGGCGCCCCCGTCGGGCAGCAGTGGCCGCGCGCCCTGGCCGCCCCCGCCTGCTGGTCCTCGCTCCCGCTGGACGTCGACTCCCGCGGCAAGCGGATCACGCTGGAGCGCCGCCACCACGACGGCCTCTCGCTGGAGTCGCACTCCGCGCTGCTGCCCGAGGAGGCCAGCGGGTTCCGGCTGCGGCAGCTCCGCCTGGTCGACTACCCGGCCGCCCAGCGGCGGCCGGTGCGCGACGCGGTGGTCTACCACCTCGCCTCCGGCGGGCAGTACGCCGACGCGCCGCGGGCGATCCACGAGGAGCTGGTGCGCCGCGGGGCGGACCTGGAGCACCTGTGGGGCGTCGAGGACCTGCAGACCGAGCTGCCGCGCACGGCCCGCGCCCTGCGGATGTCGAGCCCCGAGTGGTTCGAGGCGCTGGCCACCGCCAAGTACGTGGTCACCAGCGGGCACCTGCCGGAGTTCTTCACCCGCCGCCCCGGCCAGGTGGTGCTGCAGACCTGGTTGGGCACCCCGCTGAAGCAGATCGGGCACGACTTCGAGAAGATCTGGTTCACCGACGCGAACTACCTGAAGGACCTGGACCGCGAGGTCGCGCAGTGGAACCTGCTGCTCTCCGGCAACGGATTCTCCACGCCGGTGCTGCGCCGGGCCTTCGGATACCGGGGCGAGGTGCTGGAGATCGGCTCCCCGCGCAACGACCTGCTGTACGCGACCGACCGGGAGAAGACCGCCGACCAGGTCCGGGAGCGGCTGGGCCTGCCGGAGGGCAAGAAGGTGGTGCTGTACGCGCCCACCTTCCGGGAGGACCGGCTGCGCCCCGACGAGGGCTACCAGCTCGACCTGCGGCTGGACCTGGAGGCGGCCCGGGCCGCGCTCGGCGACGACCAGGTGCTGCTGGTCCGCAGCCACCACCTGGTCTGCGGCCAGATCCCCGGCGCCGGCAACGGCTACATCTGGGACGTCGGCAGTTACCCCGACATGGCGGACCTGCTGCTGATCGCGGACGTACTGGTCACCGACTATTCGTCGGCGGTCTTCGACTTCGCGGGCACCGGCCGGCCGATCCTGTTCTTCACGTACGACCTGGAGCACTACCGCGACAACCTGCGCGGATTCAGCCTCGACCTGGAGGCCGAGGCACCCGGCCCGCTGCTGGCCACCTCCGCGGAGCTGGTCGCGGCCCTCGGCCGGGTCGACGAGGTCGCCGCCGAGCACGCGGAGCGCTACACGGCCTTCCGCGAGGCCTACTGCGGCCTGGACGACGGCGGCGCCGCCGCCCGGGCGGTCGACGGGCTGCTGGGCCACCAGGCCTAG
- a CDS encoding CDP-glycerol glycerophosphotransferase family protein: MPVITRRGLPHARTAPDATGTQPDDPEFGLLRAHWTDAGLELTGFARPSDLDTSHRGSARTWLTLRQIGGWRHVNVRTSPRFLPEVTDDSAQTLFNHDWSGFTAVIDPRRLRTVGGWTAGEWRIGASLFTRPRPARLRRQRGSLSRHWCGSGEYPPGHWVEEDVRILPYFAGEALRLRVERPRARITSARPVDDGVELGGTSPHCPAGTVLRLTHRESGAVLDLPVRTTGSTFGVRLPLAPFTAGGRGTEPLEHWEPELVRPDGGTEILTVDERRGPVAGQYPLPAPDRVLYLKHLAHGRLQLCVRPGAGFVDRIAVRSDGFELSGSCPRPADGPLELVLRHDNGTAELRRPVGLGAGDRFRVHLPATVTDSGGTPLPLRKGVWEPLLRGAGAERPLLVAPAALPALPAAAEAGGKRILLQRRWHDTVMVDSTPVLAPAERSAYAQERLRTRHYPAARERPLREAVLYDVFSGRGYCDSPRAVHAELSRRGARLEHLWTVDDAQAVVPDGVRAVRTWSPEWYEALATSRYLVGNTHFPDFLERRAGQVVVQTWHGSMLKRIAHDVENPWLSDRGYLEQLDRESPHWSLLVSPSAFATTVLRRAFRYRGEILESGYPRNDVLARPDAATATAVRRRLGIPDGRRVVLYAPTWREDQQREDGDGFRLGLRLDVDAVRRRLGEDHVLLVRPHAHVREPLPGAGDGFLYDVGDYPDVQELLLIADVLVTDYSSIMFDFAITGRPMLFFTYDLEHYRDTLRGFYFDFEAEAPGPLLRDTGELVAALAALPEGADKYGERYERFRARFCALEDGGAAGRVVDRMLALGAG, encoded by the coding sequence ATGCCTGTCATCACCCGCCGCGGGCTCCCGCACGCCCGGACCGCCCCGGACGCGACCGGGACGCAGCCGGACGATCCCGAGTTCGGCCTGCTCAGGGCGCACTGGACGGACGCCGGCCTGGAGCTGACCGGCTTCGCCCGGCCGTCGGACCTGGACACCTCGCACCGGGGCAGCGCGCGGACCTGGCTCACCCTGCGGCAGATCGGCGGATGGCGGCACGTCAACGTGCGGACCAGCCCGCGGTTCCTCCCCGAGGTCACCGACGACAGCGCGCAGACCCTGTTCAACCACGACTGGTCCGGCTTCACCGCCGTGATCGACCCGCGGCGGCTGCGCACCGTCGGCGGCTGGACGGCCGGGGAATGGCGGATCGGCGCCAGCCTGTTCACCCGGCCCCGCCCGGCCCGGCTGCGCCGCCAGCGGGGCTCGCTGTCCCGGCACTGGTGCGGCTCCGGCGAGTACCCGCCGGGCCACTGGGTCGAAGAGGACGTCAGGATCCTGCCGTACTTCGCCGGCGAGGCGCTGCGGCTGCGGGTCGAGCGGCCCCGGGCCCGGATCACCTCGGCCCGCCCGGTGGACGACGGCGTCGAGCTGGGCGGGACGTCCCCGCACTGCCCGGCCGGCACCGTGCTGCGGCTCACCCACCGCGAGTCCGGCGCCGTGCTGGACCTGCCGGTCCGCACCACCGGCAGCACCTTCGGCGTGCGGCTGCCGCTCGCGCCCTTCACCGCCGGGGGCCGCGGCACCGAGCCGCTCGAACACTGGGAGCCGGAGCTGGTCCGCCCCGACGGCGGCACCGAGATCCTCACCGTGGACGAGCGGCGCGGCCCGGTCGCCGGCCAGTACCCGCTGCCCGCGCCCGACCGCGTGCTGTACCTCAAGCACCTGGCGCACGGCCGGCTCCAGCTCTGCGTCCGGCCCGGGGCCGGCTTCGTCGACCGGATCGCCGTGCGGTCCGACGGCTTCGAGCTCTCCGGCAGCTGTCCGCGGCCCGCCGACGGCCCGCTGGAACTCGTCCTGCGGCACGACAACGGCACCGCCGAGCTGCGCCGCCCGGTCGGGCTCGGTGCCGGCGACCGGTTCCGGGTCCACCTGCCGGCCACCGTCACCGACTCCGGCGGAACGCCGCTGCCGCTGCGCAAGGGCGTCTGGGAGCCACTGCTGCGCGGGGCCGGCGCCGAACGCCCGCTGCTGGTCGCCCCCGCGGCGCTGCCCGCGCTGCCCGCCGCCGCCGAGGCCGGCGGCAAGCGGATACTCCTCCAGCGCCGCTGGCACGACACCGTGATGGTCGACTCCACGCCGGTCCTCGCCCCCGCCGAGCGCAGCGCCTACGCCCAGGAGCGGCTGCGCACCCGCCACTACCCCGCCGCCCGTGAGCGGCCGCTGCGCGAGGCCGTGCTTTACGACGTCTTCAGCGGTCGCGGCTACTGCGACTCCCCGCGCGCCGTGCACGCCGAACTGTCCCGCCGCGGCGCCCGGCTGGAGCACCTCTGGACGGTCGACGACGCCCAGGCGGTGGTGCCGGACGGCGTACGGGCGGTGCGGACCTGGAGCCCCGAGTGGTACGAGGCCCTGGCCACCAGCCGCTACCTGGTCGGCAACACGCACTTCCCGGACTTCCTGGAGCGCCGGGCCGGCCAGGTCGTGGTGCAGACCTGGCACGGTTCGATGCTGAAGCGGATCGCCCACGACGTCGAGAACCCCTGGCTGTCCGACCGCGGCTACCTGGAGCAGCTGGACCGGGAGTCCCCGCACTGGAGCCTGCTGGTCTCCCCCAGCGCCTTCGCCACGACCGTCCTGCGCCGGGCCTTCCGCTACCGGGGCGAGATCCTGGAGTCCGGCTACCCGCGCAACGACGTGCTCGCCCGGCCGGACGCCGCCACGGCCACCGCCGTCCGCCGCCGGCTCGGCATACCCGACGGCCGCCGGGTGGTGCTCTACGCCCCGACCTGGCGCGAGGACCAGCAGCGCGAGGACGGGGACGGCTTCCGGCTGGGGCTGCGGCTGGACGTCGACGCCGTCCGCCGCCGGCTCGGCGAGGACCACGTCCTGCTGGTCCGCCCGCACGCGCACGTCCGCGAGCCGCTGCCGGGCGCGGGCGACGGCTTCCTGTACGACGTGGGCGACTACCCGGACGTCCAGGAGCTGCTGCTGATCGCGGACGTCCTGGTCACCGACTACTCGTCGATCATGTTCGACTTCGCGATCACCGGTCGGCCGATGCTCTTCTTCACCTACGACCTGGAGCACTACCGCGACACCCTGCGCGGCTTCTACTTCGACTTCGAGGCCGAGGCGCCCGGACCGCTGCTGCGCGACACCGGGGAGCTGGTCGCCGCGCTGGCCGCGCTGCCGGAGGGCGCCGACAAGTACGGCGAGCGGTACGAGCGGTTCCGCGCGCGCTTCTGCGCGCTGGAGGACGGCGGCGCGGCGGGCCGCGTGGTCGACCGGATGCTCGCCCTCGGCGCCGGCTGA
- a CDS encoding malate dehydrogenase — protein sequence MTRTPVNVTITGAAGQIGYALLFRIASGHLLGADVPVNLRLLEIPQGLKAAEGVAMELDDCAFPLLRDITITDNAATAFDGANVALLVGARPRTAGMERGDLLQANGGIFGPQGKAINDHAADDIKVLVVGNPANTNALIAQRNAPDVPAERFTAMTRLDHNRAVAQLAKKTGVTVNDVKKLTIWGNHSATQYPDIFHAEVAGKNAAELVNDQAWLENEFIPTVAKRGAAIIEVRGASSAASAANAAIDHVHTWVNGTAEGDWTSMGIVSDGSYGVEPGIISSFPVTTKDGKFEIVQGLEISDFSRARIDASVGELVEERDAVAELGLI from the coding sequence ATGACTCGCACCCCCGTCAACGTCACCATCACCGGAGCGGCCGGCCAGATCGGCTACGCGCTGCTCTTCCGCATCGCCTCGGGCCACCTGCTCGGTGCCGACGTGCCGGTGAACCTCCGCCTCCTGGAGATCCCGCAGGGCCTCAAGGCCGCCGAGGGCGTCGCCATGGAGCTCGACGACTGCGCCTTCCCGCTGCTGCGCGACATCACCATCACCGACAACGCCGCCACCGCGTTCGACGGCGCCAACGTAGCCCTGCTGGTGGGTGCCCGCCCGCGCACCGCCGGCATGGAGCGCGGCGACCTGCTGCAGGCCAACGGCGGCATCTTCGGCCCGCAGGGCAAGGCCATCAACGACCACGCGGCCGACGACATCAAGGTCCTGGTGGTCGGCAACCCGGCGAACACCAACGCCCTGATCGCCCAGCGCAACGCGCCCGACGTCCCGGCCGAGCGCTTCACCGCGATGACCCGCCTGGACCACAACCGCGCGGTCGCCCAGCTCGCCAAGAAGACCGGCGTCACCGTCAACGACGTCAAGAAGCTCACCATCTGGGGCAACCACTCGGCCACCCAGTACCCGGACATCTTCCACGCCGAGGTGGCCGGCAAGAACGCCGCCGAGCTGGTCAACGACCAGGCCTGGCTGGAGAACGAGTTCATCCCGACCGTCGCCAAGCGCGGCGCCGCGATCATCGAGGTCCGTGGCGCCTCGTCGGCCGCCTCGGCCGCCAACGCCGCCATCGACCACGTCCACACCTGGGTCAACGGCACCGCCGAGGGCGACTGGACCTCGATGGGCATCGTCTCCGACGGCTCGTACGGCGTGGAGCCGGGCATCATCTCGTCCTTCCCGGTCACCACCAAGGACGGCAAGTTCGAGATCGTCCAGGGCCTGGAGATCTCCGACTTCTCCCGCGCCCGGATCGACGCCTCGGTCGGCGAGCTGGTCGAGGAGCGCGACGCGGTCGCCGAGCTCGGCCTGATCTGA